One genomic region from Equus asinus isolate D_3611 breed Donkey chromosome 10, EquAss-T2T_v2, whole genome shotgun sequence encodes:
- the C10H9orf50 gene encoding uncharacterized protein C9orf50 homolog isoform X1 produces MPRRHPKPGAQWVAPKGFPDEGDGASRRRPPLLPRLPPPELRASWGADGLGGSRASGGGAGWWQTPRGQASPAAPGEGVRSPPPRLPALPTVAPRAARDRTGLRSLLLPPLLLARAARAPAPPRPEPRECEDPRRGPAKEAADSLGALLGEFLPSRFREFLRQLGVERAEQPRPRTSSAAQHQRSVSERSQRCPCCPRASFLPDLQGKSSFIRNSLKKILLHQIPALGTSKRDHSQFTTIKKASHSSEEGSGHCRRCSPFRVRFADETLRDTALRYWERSCAVQQGSLKNGTATRSLASERAFGSLGRWLENLPKDLYSSAKAEAVAGSPFSWNYPCRCTQEPQGHLSEDASMKSRLPVIPRATTQRQQGDLKTFPDTHRILEQVGKSPCSWSQKLESFPPSLVLHTVLKQDCPKGYQLLLPSATSQQAQW; encoded by the exons ATGCCCAGGCGTCACCCCAAGCCAGGGGCCCAGTGGGTGGCGCCCAAGGGGTTCCCGGACGAGGGCGACGGCGCCAGCCGCAGGAGACCCCCGCTGCTGCCCAGGCTGCCTCCGCCCGAGCTGCGAGCATCTTGGGGCGCGGACGGCTTAGGGGGTTCGAGGGCCTCGGGGGGCGGCGCAGGGTGGTGGCAGACCCCCCGGGGCCAGGCCTCGCCCGCGGCGCCTGGGGAGGGCGTCAGGAGCCCCCCGCCGCGCCTGCCCGCCCTGCCCACCGTGGCCCCGCGGGCGGCACGGGACCGGACAGGGCTGAGGTCGCTGCTGCTGCCACCCCTGCTCCTGGCCCGCGCGGCCCGGGCACCGGCGCCCCCGCGCCCCGAGCCTCGAGAGTGCGAGGACCCCCGGAGGGGCCCGGCCAAGGAGGCCGCGGACTCCTTGGGCGCCCTCCTAGGAGAGTTCCTCCCCAGCAGGTTCCGGGAGTTCCTACGCCAGCTGGGCGTGGAGCGTGCGGAGCAGCCGCGGCCGCGGA CATCCTCAGCAGCGCAACACCAAAGGAGTGTGTCAGAGCGCAGCCAGAGGTGTCCTTGCTgtcccagagcctccttcctccCAGACCTGCA GGGCAAGTCATCATTCATCCGGAACAGTCTTAAGAAGATTTTGCTCCATCAGATACCTGCCCTGGGGACCTCGAAGAGAGACCACTCACAATTCACTACGATCAAGAAGGCCAGCCA CTCCTCGGAGGAAGGCTCAGGGCACTGCAGGCGGTGCTCTCCGTTCCGAGTGCGGTTCGCTGACGAGACCCTGCGGGACACAGCACTCCGCTACTGGGAGCGCAGCTGTGCGG TCCAGCAGGGCAGCCTCAAGAACGGGACGGCCACCCGGTCGTTGGCATCAGAGCGGGCGTTCGGGAGCCTGGGGAGATGGCTGGAGAATCTGCCCAAAGACCTGTACTCCAGCGCCAAGGCGGAGGCCGTGGCCGGCTCCCCATTCAGCTGGAACTACCCCTGCCG GTGCACCCAGGAGCCGCAGGGCCACCTCTCTGAGGACGCCTCCATGAAGAGCAGGCTGCCCGTCATCCCCAGGGCCACCACCCAGAGGCAGCAGGGGGACCTCAAAACCTTCCCAGACACCCACAGAATCCTGGAGCAAGTGGGCAAATCGCCCTGCTCCTGGAGCCAGAAGCTG GAGTCCTTCCCGCCCAGCTTGGT
- the C10H9orf50 gene encoding uncharacterized protein C9orf50 homolog isoform X2 has protein sequence MPRRHPKPGAQWVAPKGFPDEGDGASRRRPPLLPRLPPPELRASWGADGLGASSAAQHQRSVSERSQRCPCCPRASFLPDLQGKSSFIRNSLKKILLHQIPALGTSKRDHSQFTTIKKASHSSEEGSGHCRRCSPFRVRFADETLRDTALRYWERSCAVQQGSLKNGTATRSLASERAFGSLGRWLENLPKDLYSSAKAEAVAGSPFSWNYPCRCTQEPQGHLSEDASMKSRLPVIPRATTQRQQGDLKTFPDTHRILEQVGKSPCSWSQKLESFPPSLVLHTVLKQDCPKGYQLLLPSATSQQAQW, from the exons ATGCCCAGGCGTCACCCCAAGCCAGGGGCCCAGTGGGTGGCGCCCAAGGGGTTCCCGGACGAGGGCGACGGCGCCAGCCGCAGGAGACCCCCGCTGCTGCCCAGGCTGCCTCCGCCCGAGCTGCGAGCATCTTGGGGCGCGGACGGCTTAGGGG CATCCTCAGCAGCGCAACACCAAAGGAGTGTGTCAGAGCGCAGCCAGAGGTGTCCTTGCTgtcccagagcctccttcctccCAGACCTGCA GGGCAAGTCATCATTCATCCGGAACAGTCTTAAGAAGATTTTGCTCCATCAGATACCTGCCCTGGGGACCTCGAAGAGAGACCACTCACAATTCACTACGATCAAGAAGGCCAGCCA CTCCTCGGAGGAAGGCTCAGGGCACTGCAGGCGGTGCTCTCCGTTCCGAGTGCGGTTCGCTGACGAGACCCTGCGGGACACAGCACTCCGCTACTGGGAGCGCAGCTGTGCGG TCCAGCAGGGCAGCCTCAAGAACGGGACGGCCACCCGGTCGTTGGCATCAGAGCGGGCGTTCGGGAGCCTGGGGAGATGGCTGGAGAATCTGCCCAAAGACCTGTACTCCAGCGCCAAGGCGGAGGCCGTGGCCGGCTCCCCATTCAGCTGGAACTACCCCTGCCG GTGCACCCAGGAGCCGCAGGGCCACCTCTCTGAGGACGCCTCCATGAAGAGCAGGCTGCCCGTCATCCCCAGGGCCACCACCCAGAGGCAGCAGGGGGACCTCAAAACCTTCCCAGACACCCACAGAATCCTGGAGCAAGTGGGCAAATCGCCCTGCTCCTGGAGCCAGAAGCTG GAGTCCTTCCCGCCCAGCTTGGT